In Cryptococcus deuterogattii R265 chromosome 4, complete sequence, a genomic segment contains:
- a CDS encoding E3 ubiquitin-protein ligase UBR7 codes for MGSPSSSARLTLLPSNYLSSQNPSSEITLQSLIDVSDRMANEAKEALPYNFDECSYSKGYLRQSVWSCLDCGEKGVCYGCSISCHSEHRLVELWTKRSFRCDCPTVSMQAEQSSGSKRRKCVLNRPEIQPSLPNEKNRYSKNFHGKFCRCGRDYDPETEEEAMLCCLGCEDWFHETCLNLRQPADTRSNLPQPLATDVQFPTPAAASGGASSVLATEEGEEEEEEDEQVLIPSDSYDSLICGECVLSNSFLTSQAGKEGFMIIEPRGSSWEVIGRSIRQDDEMEVGLGEKRSPEENEEARKRIKLDDGSDAREGDVSTDDEKRKGKGDVFLAHGVRNRLKFQLDIDTISSLPFPLEDEEIYEPPQDEEQEETIDEATSRVVSSLPRIQAIEALHGYQRLKEQLNDMLRSHVQSGKTVSKEDIEELFEKLKATRERR; via the exons ATGGGatccccctcctcttcagcacGACTGACTCTACTCCCTTCCAATTATCTCTCATCCCAGAACCCCTCCTCGGAGATTACCCTCCAGTCGCTTATAGATGTGTCCGATCGCATGGCGAATGAAGCCAAAGAGGCCCTTCCGTACAACTTTGATGAGTGCTCTTATAGTAAAGGTTACTTGAGACAATCTGTGTGGTCATGTCTAG ATTGCGGCGAGAAAGGCGTATGCTATGGTTGTTCTATATCCTGTCATTCAG AACATCGACTGGTAGAGCTCTGGACCAAACGATCTTTCCGATGTGACTGTCCGACGGTCTCGATGCAAGCAGAACAATCTTCTGGAAGCAAACGACGTAAATGTGTCCTCAATCGGCCAGAGATACAGCCTTCACTCCCAAATGAGAAAAACCGCTATTCCAAGAATTTTCATGGCAAGTTTTGCAGATGTGGTAGAGATTATGATCCCgagacggaagaggaagccATGTTATGCTGTTTGGGGTGCGAG GATTGGTTTCACGAGACATGTCTCAATCTGCGACAACCGGCAGATACGAGATCGAATCTCCCGCAGCCTTTAGCAACAGATGTTCAGTTTCCTACACCCGCGGCAGCCTCAGGCGGCGCATCATCTGTTTTAGCcactgaagaaggcgaagaagaagaagaagaggatgaacaGGTCCTGATACCTTCAGATTCCTACGACTCTCTTATATGTGGTGAATGTGTTTTATCGAATTCATTCTTGACCTCTCAAGCAGGAAAAGAGGGTTTTATGATCATTGAACCGAGAGGGTCAAGCTGGGAAGTCATCGGAAGAAGCATCAgacaagatgatgaaatggAAGTCGGACtaggagagaaaagaagtccagaggagaatgaagaggcgagaaaaagaataaaGTTGGATGACGGATCAGAtgcgagagaaggagacgTATCTACGGATgatgaaaaaaggaaggggaaaggagacGTCTTTTTAGCCCATGGTGTGAGGAACAGACTCAAATTCCAGCTTGAT ATAGATACCATTTCAAgcctcccattccctttagaagatgaggagatttATGAGCCTCCGCAAGATGAGGAGCAGG AGGAAACGATAGATGAGGCCACGTCACGAgtcgtctcttctcttcctcgcatACAAGCGATAGAAGCTCTGCATGGCTATCAAAGACTCAA GGAACAACTGAACGACATGCTCCGATCTCACGTACAATCAGGCAAAACGGTTAGCAAAGAGGACATTGAAGAGTTATTTGAGAAGCTTAAAGCTACTCgggagagaagataa
- a CDS encoding pre-mRNA-processing ATP-dependent RNA helicase PRP5, whose translation MPRSPYRSSNRSYRSPSPVRYDRSHPSSSSRRLDDRKASRFDDGYSRDRERDRERDRDYRDRDRDYDRRRDRDRYRDDDRDRRRRDDRDDRRREERDRDSDRKKDSERRSPLPAIRVEPNVSSASPAPETEEEKKRKAKERLETWKRQRALKEGKSATPESKSPAPPPVTSGLPPKPTAFTLSRIGLPLKPTNPTPLKRSMTTLDDEDTSDRKLQKLDLPDFDPEVQSGDAAQVGSIGADLAVADGDEEDDTVVKKEEEKMDVDKKEEEDEEEDPLDAFMRDNVQQVVEVNKADAKRMGLRIAEDGSDDEDRGQVVEKDKLAEAEALLQQAAAKSRKKDLPPPDHSKIDYEPFRKAFYVPPVEVLEMDEEEAELMRLEMDGIKIRGQDAPKPVRNWGAFGLPQGCLDVIKHQGWETPTSIQAQAIPAIMSGRDVIGIAKTGSGKTVAFLLPMLRHVRDQRPVSGSEGPIAVVLSPTRELATQIYKECQPFLKVLNIRASCCVGGSSISEDIAAMKKGAEVVICTPGRMIDLLTANNGRVTNVRRTTYIVMDEADRMFDMGFEPQVMKIINNVRPNAQKVLFSATFPKTMESLARKILVKPLEITVGGRSVVAPEIDQRVEVRDGDTKFTRLLEILGEMGEEHKDEDDFRALIFVDRQESADDLFRELLQRGYVCASLHGGKEQVDRDEAIKNFKNGDVPIIVATSVAARGLDVKELKLVINYDAPNHMEDYVHRAGRTGRAGNKGTCITFITPEQERFSVDIVRALEASKAFIPDELKQMSDSFLGKIKSGKARAAGSGYSGKGLERIERRREEKDRAEKTTYGDTSEALSLSSREGAVIPYKAKTNEFKPPETSHKGDADYTFTEIKVDIINGPAPDRVPSQPVFNPKNAVASLPAQTLAALEKAKKEGRGVDAANLANVVAKLTQSIELTKAEKLGLAAATSAPRLAPGARTKDPDATDWHAIFPINDYPQKARWKATNKEQMTLLQEVSGASITMRGRFYPPGEEPALGGEPKLSLLIESNDEMRVRAAVEEIRRVLVEGSVQALNAVDRAGASGGRYAV comes from the exons ATGCCTAGATCACCATATAGATCATCGAATAGGAGCTACCGTAGTCCCTCGCCTGTCCGGTACGACCGTTCTCATCCGAGCTCCTCTTCTAGACGTCTCGACGATCGAAAGGCCTCAAGGTTCGACGACGGCTACTCGAGGGACCGAGAAAGAGATAGGGAAAGGGATAGAGACTACAGGGATAGAGACAGGGATTATGATAGGAGGCGAGATAGGGACAGGTATCGTGACGATGACCGAGACAGACGgaggagagatgatagAGATGATAGGCggcgagaagagagagatcgGGATTCTGACCGCAAGAAAGATTCTGAGCGAAGATCTCCTCTGCCAGCCATTCGTGTGGAACCGAATGTATCATCAGCCTCACCAGCTCCGGAAaccgaagaggagaagaagcgaaaggcaaaggagagACTGGAAACTTGGAAGCGCCAGCGTGCCTTGAAGGAGGGCAAGTCTGCGACACCTGAGTCGAAGAGCCCTGCACCACCCCCCGTTACCT CTGGTCTGCCGCCCAAACCCACCGCCTTTACCCTTTCTCGTATCGGTCTGCCGCTCAAACCTACAAATCCAACGCCACTGAAACGTAGCATGACTACTCTTGACGACGAAGATACATCTGACCGCAAACTACAAAAGTTAGACCTACCTGATTTTGATCCTGAAGTCCAATCAGGAGATGCAGCTCAAGTGGGCTCCATTGGCGCAGACTTGGCGGTGGCggatggcgatgaagaagatgatacgGTGGtcaaaaaggaggaggagaagatggatgtagacaagaaagaggaagaagatgaggaagaggaccCGTTGGATGCGTTCATGAGAGACAATGTGCAGCAGGTTGTGGAAGTGAACAAGGCGGACGCCAAGCGAATGGGGTTGCGGATTGCTGAGGATGGCagcgacgatgaagatCGGGGACAAGttgtggagaaggataagCTTGCCGAGGCGGAAGCATTGTTACA ACAAGCTGCGGCTAAATCACGCAAGAAGgatcttcctccccctgATCATTCCAAAATCGACTATGAACCTTTTCGCAAAGCTTTCTACGTACCCCCTGTTGAAGTattggagatggatgaggaagaggctgagTTAATGCGTTTGGAAATGGATGGTATCAAAATCCGAGGACAAGATGCTCCAAAGCCAGTTAGGAATTGGGGCGCCTTTGGTCTGCCTCAAGGATG TCTCGATGTGATCAAGCACCAAGGTTGGGAAACACCCACTTCCATTCAAGCCCAGGCTATCCCAGCCATAATGTCTGGCCGAGACGTCATTGGTATTGCCAAAACCGGTTCCGGTAAGACTGTTGCTTTCCTCTTGCCAATGCTTCGTCACGTTCGCGACCAAAGGCCTGTGTCCGGTAGTGAAGGGCCGATTGCGGTTGTCTTGTCACCTACTAGGGAGTTGGCCACTCAAATCTATAAAGAGTGCCAGCCCTTTCTGAAGGTGCTTAACATTAGG GCGTCCTGCTGCGTCGGCGGTTCATCCATTAGTGAGGATATCGCAgctatgaagaagggtgccGAAGTCGTTATCTGCACTCCTGGACGAATGATCGACCTTCTCACCGCCAATAACGGCCGCGTCACAAACGTACGACGCACCACTTACATTGTTATGGATGAAGCGGACCGAATGTTTGATATGGGCTTTGAACCTCAAGTCATGAAAATTATCAATAATGTTAGACCGAACGCCCAGAAGGTTCTATTCTCGGCAACATTCCCCAAGACAATGGAATCACTTGCGAGGAAAATATTGGTGAAGCCCTTGGAGATTACAGTCGGAGGTAGAAGTGTTGTTGCACCCGAAATTGACCAGCGTGTCGAGGTGCGTGATGGTGATACGAAGTTCACACGTTTGCTTGAAATCCTTGGTGAAATGGGCGAGGAGCAcaaggacgaagacgaTTTCCGAGCCCTTATCTTTGTCGACCGTCAAGAAAGTGCGGATGATCTATTTAGAGAGCTGCTACAGAGGGGTTATGTTTGTGCTTCACTGCACGGCGGTAAAGAGCAGGTCGATCGTGATGAAGCGATCAAAAACTTCAAGAACGGTGATGTGCCCATCATCGTGGCGACTTCTGTAGCGGCGAGAGGTTTGGATGTAAAAGAATTGAAGCTTGTCATT AACTATGACGCACCTAACCACATGGAAGATTATGTTCACCGTGCTGGCCGAACAGGTCGTGCCGGTAACAAAGGCACTTGTATAACATTCATCACGCCGGAGCAGGAAAGATTCTCCGTCGATATCGTACGAGCTTTAGAAGCGAGTAAGGCATTCATCCCCGATGAGCTGAAACAGATGTCGGATT CATTCCTTGGCAAGATCAAGTCTGGCAAAGCGCGAGCTGCCGGTAGTGGATACAGTGGTAAAGGCCTTGAGCGAATTGAACGCCGTCGCGAGGAGAAAGACAGAGCCGAAAAGACAACCTACGGAGATACGTCCGAAGCCCTGTCACTCTCCTCGCGTGAGGGAGCTGTCATCCCCTACAAAGCCAAGACGAACGAGTTCAAGCCTCCAGAGACCTCTCACAAGGGTGATGCCGATTATACATTCACAGAAATTAAGGTTGATATCATCAATGGTCCTGCACCTGACCGCGTTCCCTCTCAACCTGTATTTAACCCGAAGAATGCCGTAGCTTCGCTGCCAGCACAGACATTGGCGGCACTggagaaggcaaagaaggagggcCGAGGCGTAGATGCGGCGAATCTGGCCAATGTGGTGGCCAAACTTACTCAATCTATCGAACTCACCAAAGCCGAGAAACTTGGCCTGGCGGCCGCCACCTCTGCACCTCGTCTTGCTCCTGGCGCGAGAACGAAAGATCCCGACGCCACCGACTGGCACGCTATTTTCCCCATCAATGATTACCCTCAAAAGGCTCGTTGGAAGGCGACCAATAAGGAGCAGATGACCTTGCTACAAGAAGTCTCAGGAGCAAGTATTACAATGCGGGGCAGATTTTACCCGCCTGGGGAGGAGCCTGCGTTGGGTGGTGAACCCAAGCTGAGTTTGTTGATAGAGAGCAACGACGAAATGAGAGTGAGGGCTGCTGTAGAGGAAATTCGAAGAGTGCTGGTAGAAGGATCAGTACAAGCGCTTAATGCGGTCGATAGGGCGGGTGCGAGTGGTGGAAGGTACGCTGTGTAG
- a CDS encoding serine/threonine-protein phosphatase PP1: MGEQPEIDLDSVIDRLLEVRGNRPGKAVQLAEYEIKYLCTKAREIFISQPILLELEAPIKICGDIHGQYYDLLRLFEYGGFPPEANYLFLGDYVDRGKQSLETICLLLAYKIKYPENFFILRGNHECASINRIYGFYDECKRRYNIKLWKTFTDCFNCLPIAAIIDEKIFTMHGGLSPDLQSMEQIRRVMRPTDVPDTGLLCDLLWSDPDKDITGWSENDRGVSFTFGPDVVSRFLQKHDMDLICRAHQVVEDGYEFFAKRQLVTLFSAPNYCGEFDNAGAMMSVDDTLLCSFQILKPAEKKPKYGGYGGSARR, encoded by the exons ATGGGAGAACAGCCTGAAATTGATCTTGACTCAGTCATCGACCGACTGTTAGAAG TGCGAGGGAACAGGCCAGGCAAGGCAGTGCAGCTGGCAGAATACGAAATCAAATACCTTTGTACCAAAGCCCGTGAAATTTTCATCAGTCAGCCGATTCTCCTTGAACTCGAAGCGCCCATCAAAATTTGTG GTGACATCCATGGACAATATTACGACTTGTTGCGTCTATTTGAGTACGGTGGTTTCCCCCCCGAAGCCAAttacctcttccttggtgaTTATGTCGATCGAGGCAAGCAGTCCCTTGAGACTATCTGCCTGCTGTTGGCGTATAAAATTAAGTACCCTGAAAACTTTTTCATCCTGAGAGGAAACCACGAGTGCGCTAGTATTAATAGAATCTATGGATTCTATGATGAAT GCAAACGTCGCTACAACATTAAGCTCTGGAAGACTTTTACCGACTGCTTCAACTGTCTCCCCATTGCGGCGATCATCGACGAGAAGATTTTCACAATGCACGGAGGTTTGAGTCCTGACTTGCAAAGTATGGAGCAGATCAGGAGAGTTATGCGACCAACAGATGTTCCCGACACCG GCCTGCTCTGTGATTTGCTTTGGTCTGATCCGGACAAGGACATCACTGGATGGAGCGAGAACGATCGAGGAGTCTCGTTCACTTTTGGTCCAGACGTTGTTTCTCGGTTCTTGCAAAAGCACGATATGGACTTGATTTGTCGAGCGCATCAG GTTGTCGAAGATGGTTACGAATTCTTCGCCAAGCGACAGCTTGTCACTCTATTCTCTGCCCCCAATTATTGTGGCGAATTTGATAATGCTGGTGCGATGATGAGCGTAGACGACACTTTACTTTGTTCCTTCCAA ATTCTGAAACCTGCCGAAAAGAAGCCGAAGTATGGTGGATACGGCGGCAGCGCGCGGCGTTAG
- a CDS encoding tubulin-folding cofactor B: MPYLSVFVTSPDTHSERRFDSDLTVQQLKDKLTPITGISPQYQVIKICRSADQVSGPPLAVLNDDSRTLANYGLEEWNCLKVENIDPNYRPGEFTDESNLERFELSPEEYAARSDTVLAHLRANKLGRFADIPTGLDLPPPPAPTTVDPIIVPGKRCEVSHGMDGMAKRGTVRFAGEANIGKGGAWVGIELDEPLGKGDGEVEGTRYFSCLPKHAVFVRPAKVTVGDFPEEDIFSDDEI, from the exons ATGCCCTACCTCAGTGTCTTTGTAACCTCTCCCGATACGCACTCGGAGCGCAGATTCGATTCGGATCTCACTGTTCAACAGCTCAAG GATAAGCTCACTCCGATAACCGGTATTTCACCTCAGTATCAAGTAATAAAAATCTGTCGATCGGCCGATCAGGTTTCTGGCCCTCCTTTGGCAGTGCTTAATGATGACTCCCGGACATTGGCAAACTACGGtctggaagaatggaatTGTCTCAAA GTAGAAAATATCGATCCTAACTACCGCCCTGGAGAATTTACCGACGAATCCAATCTCGAACGTTTTGAGCTCAGCCCTGAAGAATACGCTGCTCGTTCAGATACTGTACTTGCTCATCTGAGAGCCAACAAGCTAGGACGTTTTGCTGATATTCCAACCGGCCTCgacctccctcctcctcctgccccAACAACCGTGGACCCAATTATTGTCCcaggaaagagatgtgagGTATCACATGGAATGGATGGGATGGCAAAAAGAGGCACAGTGAGGTTTGCCGGGGAAGCAAACATCGGAAAGGGTGGAGCATGGGTTGGTATAGAGCTTGACGAGCCTttggggaaaggagatggaga AGTTGAGGGCACGAGATACTTCTCATGCTTACCGAAGCACGCTGTTTTTGTCAGACCTGCAAAAGTCACAGTAGGGGACTTCCCGGAAGAGGACATCTTCTCCGACGACGAAATATAG
- a CDS encoding pentafunctional AROM polypeptide, with the protein MSSSSADVLKISILGNESIHVGFHLLPYIFETVVTTLPSSTYVLITDTNLSAIYLNDLKVSFEEAATRASNKARFLVYEVAPGEGAKSRKVKGEIEDWMLDNKCTRDTVILAFGGGVIGDLAGFVAATFMRGVKFVQIPTTLLAMVDSSVGGKTAIDTPHGKNLIGAFWQPSYIFVDLAFLTTLPTREVSNGMAEVVKTAAIWKDDDFALLESRSAEISLAASTRPTGSPTAGRFASDRSHAQSLLLTVVSGSIYVKAHIVTIDERETGLRNLVNFGHTIGHAIEAVLTPAMLHGECVSVGIILEAEVARQLGVLSQVAVGRLTRCLQAYGLPVSLSDRRITALPASSQLSVDRLLDIMKIDKKNSGPAKKIVLLSRIGKTYEEKASVVADDVIRKVLCESVTVKAAIPTKSPITMATPGSKSISNRALVLAALGKGTCRVRNLLHSDDTAVMMNALVELKGAVFSWEDGGDTIVVEGGGGILCTPAKGKELYLGNAGTASRFLTTVCAMVSGSASSERSTIITGNARMKQRPIGPLVDALTANGAKVKYLESIGCLPLDIETDGFRGGHIQLAASVSSQYVSSILLCAPYAAEQVTLELTGGQVISQPYIDMTIAMMEQFGATVERQKDEQGNLLDVYVIPKCTYVNPPEYSVESDASSATYPLAIAAITGTTCTISNIGSSSLQGDARFAKEVLEPMGCTVEQTLTSTKVTGPPVGTLRALGNVDMEPMTDAFLTASVLAAVAVKPCLPERKVEGLPETASRIFGIANQRVKECNRIQAMRDQLAKFSVETDEFDDGIIIFGKPEASLFRGASVHCYDDHRVAMAFAVLSCIVDKTIVEEKRCVEKTWPNFWDDLQNKIGVAVEGVELETHNRASTSAKPTAAIDRSQSDRPIFLIGMRGAGKTYVGRMAADILSGQFTDADDVFAEETRQSVSEFVAANGWDEFRKKETEILSKFAEEHRGNHVIALGGGIVETETAREILKAHVAKGGHVVHVTRALEDIEAYLDSIGNTAVRPNWGETFADVFKRREPWYQACSSHEFYNVLEAIGCQSLEEHTKAMRAECGRFFKFITGRESNRPRLSVENPTSFLSLTFPDVTPALVHLDELAEGADAVEFRVDLLSTTGQAPTGPALPPISFAAKQLASLRLATTLPIVFSVRSKDQGGMVPSDNAEAYGALVRLGLRSACEYVDLEVCWPVQVLNSIVRLKRESHIIASWHDWTGDMAWDGEEMKAKHVLCEKYGDVAKIVGTAKSGLDNAKLALFVGEVRGRPQAKPLLAINMGAAGQLSRVLNPILTPVTHDALPSRAAPGQLTAREILQARALIGFLPAKKFVLFGSPIAHSVSPLLHNTGFATLGLPHKYGLHESEKVDQDVLELIRSSDFGGASVTIPLKLDIIPHLDSVSEDAKIIGAVNTVIPRGGKLHGENTDWQAIRQAAAQNLDAGALSDGSSTALVIGAGGTCRAAIYAMHKLRFKTIYLFNRTPENAAKVKASFPESYGIIVVTSLPLPEAPAVVVSTVPGNSLTLDTSSEGIYFPSEVLSRPSGVAIDLAYKPHMTALLQAAEKKEGWKVVPGVEILCLQGFRQFEEWTGKRAPAKKMRKAVLDKYFA; encoded by the exons atgtcttcatcctccgccgATGTCCTCAAAATCTCCATCCTGGGGAATGAGTCCATCCACGTTGGatttcatctccttccctaTATCTTCGAAACCGTCGTAACCaccctcccttcctccacctacGTCCTTATCACCGATACGAACCTCTCTGCAATCTATCTCAATGACCTCAAGGTCTCTTTCGAAGAGGCTGCGACACGGGCTAGCAACAAGGCAAGGTTCCTTGTCTACGAGGTCGCCCCTGGAGAAGGCGCGAAGAGCCGAAAAGTCAAGGGCGAGATCGAGGACTGGATGCTTGATAACAAGTGCACTAGAGATACTGTGATCCTTGCGTTCGGTGGCGGTGTCATTGGAGACCTTGCTGGATTCGTTGCTGCTACTTT CATGCGAGGTGTCAAGTTTGTCCAAATCCCGACGACCCTTCTTGCTATGGTCGACTCTTCTGTTGGTGGAAAGACAGCTATCGATACCCCACATGGCAAGAACCTCATTGGTGCATTCTGGCAGCCCAGCTACATCTTCGTTGACCTCGCGTTCCTTACCACACTTCCTACTAGGGAAGTTTCCAATGGCATGGCCGAAGTAGTCAAG ACTGCCGCTATCTGGAAGGATGACGATTTCGCTCTCCTCGAGTCACGCTCTGCTGAGATTTCTCTAGCAGCCTCTACTCGCCCCACCGGCTCCCCTACCGCAGGTCGTTTCGCCTCTGACCGCTCTCACGCTCAGTCTCTCCTTCTTACGGTCGTTTCTGGATCAATCTATGTTAAGGCTCATATCGTGACCATTGATGAACGAGAAACTGGTCTCCGAAACCTTGTTAACTTTGGACATACAATTGGACATGCCATTGAGGCTGTCCTTACTCCCGCGATGCTTCACGGCGAGTGCGTCTCAGTTGGTATTATTCTTGAGGCCGAGGTTGCCAGGCAACTAGGCGTTCTTAGCCAAGTGGCTGTCGGACGTCTTACCAGGTGTCTTCAAGCTTATGGCTTGCCCGTCTCTCTCTCTGACAGGCGAATTACCGCCCTTCCTGCTTCGAGCCAGCTTTCCGTTGATCGTCTTCTTGACATCATGAAGATTGACAAGAAGAACTCAGGCCCCGCCAAAAAAATCgttctcctctctcggATCGGGAAGACCTACGAGGAGAAGGCCTCGGTCGTTGCCGACGACGTCATCCGCAAAGTCTTATGCGAATCTGTGACTGTGAAGGCTGCCATTCCTACCAAATCTCCCATTACCATGGCCACTCCTGGAAGCAAAAGTATCTCTAACCGTGCCCTGGTACTTGCTGCCCTTGGTAAGGGCACCTGTAGGGTAAGGAACCTTTTGCACTCCGATGATACCGCTGTCATGATGAACGCTCTTGTGGAGCTTAAG GGTGCTGTATTCTCctgggaagatggtggtgatACCATCGTCGTTGAAGGCGGAGGCGGCATTCTCTGCACTCCAGCGAAAGGCAAGGAGCTTTATCTCGGTAATGCCGGCACTGCCAGTCGATTCCTCACCACTGTTTGTGCCATGGTCTCAGGCTCAGCTTCGAGCGAAAGGTCTACGATCATTACTGGCAACGCCCGTATGAAGCAGCGTCCTATCGGGCCTTTGGTCGACGCTCTCACCGCCAATGGCGCCAAGGTCAAGTATCTTGAGTCTATCGGATGCCTTCCCCTTGATATCGAAACTGACGGCTTCCGCGGAGGGCACATCCAGCTTGCTGCGTCTGTATCTTCTCAATACGTTTcctctatccttctttgcGCACCTTACGCTGCTGAGCAGGTCACCCTTGAGCTTACTGGCGGGCAAGTCATCTCTCAGCCCTACATCGATATGACCATCGCCATGATGGAACAGTTTGGTGCCACAGTCGAGCGCCAGAAGGATGAACAAGGTAACTTGCTTGACGTCTACGTGATTCCCAAGTGTACGTACGTCAATCCGCCCGAATACAGCGTCGAATCCGATGCGTCTAGTGCTACCTACCCACTTGCCATCGCGGCCATTACTGGTACCACCTGTACCATATCCAACATcggctcttcttctcttcaggGTGACGCTCGCTTTGCCAAAGAGGTTCTGGAACCCATGGGTTGTACTGTTGAACAGACGCTCACCAGCACCAAGGTCACCGGCCCTCCTGTGGGCACTTTGAGGGCACTCGGTAACGTTGACATGGAGCCCATGACGGATGCTTTCTTGACTGCATCAGTGTTGGCGGCTGTGGCTGTCAAGCCTTGCCTGCCTGAGAGGAAGGTCGAGGGTCTGCCCGAAACCGCGTCAAGGATCTTCGGTATCGCCAACCAAAGGGTTAAGGAGTGTAACAGAATTCAAGCCATGAGAGATCAACTTG CTAAATTCAGTGTTGAGACTGACGAGTTTGATGACggtatcatcatctttggcAAGCCTGAAGCCTCTCTTTTCCGAGGTGCCTCTGTCCACTGCTATGACGACCATCGCGTGGCCATGGCATTTGCAGTGTTGTCTTGTATCGTTGACAAGACCATCGTCGAAGAAAAGCGTTGCGTTGAGAAGACTTGGCCCAACTTCTGGGATGACTTACAGAACAAG ATTGGTGTTGCTGTGGAGGGTGTAGAGCTTGAAACACACAACCGggcctccacctctgccAAACCTACTGCTGCCATCGACCGATCCCAATCCGATCGACCAATCTTCCTTATTGGCATGCGTGGTGCTGGAAAAACCTACGTTGGTCGAATGGCCGCCGACATCCTTTCTGGTCAATTCACTGACGCCGACGATGTTTTCGCTGAGGAGACCCGCCAGTCTGTATCTGAATTTGTCGCTGCCAACGGATGGGACGAATttaggaagaaggagacaGAGATCCTGAGCAAGTTCGCTGAGGAGCACAGGGGTAACCACGTTATCGCTCTTGGTGGTGGGATAGTGGAAACTGAAACTGCAAGAGAGATTTTGAAGGCACATGTGGCTAAAGGTGGTCATGTGGTTCACGTTACCAGGGCATTGGAGGACATCGAGGCCTATCTTGACTCCATCGGAAATACCGCTGTTAGACCCAACTGGGGTGAGACCTTCGCAGACGTCTtcaagaggagagagcCTTGGTATCAGGCTTGCTCGAGCCACGAATTCTACAATGTTCTTGAAGCCATCGGCTGTCAGTCGCTTGAGGAGCACACGAAAGCGATGCGAGCGGAATGCGGAAGGTTCTTCAAGTTTATCACTGGACGAGAGTCTAATCGCCCACGTTTGAGCGTCGAAAATCCTACATCTTTCTTATCATTGACTTTCCCCGACGTTACTCCTGCTTTGGTTCACCTCGACGAGCTTGCAGAGGGAGCCGATGCAGTTGAGTTCCGAGTCGATCTTCTTAGCACAACCGGCCAAGCACCTACGGGTCcggctcttcctcctaTTTCTTTTGCGGCTAAACAGCTTGCCAGCCTTCGTCTTGCCACCACATTGCCAATCGTTTTCTCCGTGAGATCCAAGGATCAAGGAGGTATGGTTCCTTCCGACAATGCCGAAGCCTATGGGGCTTTGGTTCGTCTCGGTTTGCGTTCCGCTTGCGAGTACGTTGATCTTGAAGTCTGCTGGCCGGTACAGGTCCTAAACAGCATCGTCCGATTGAAGCGTGAATCACACATCATTGCTTCTTGGCACGACTGGACAGGCGACATGGCATGGGATggtgaggagatgaaggccAAACATGTTTTGTGTGAGAAGTATGGTGATGTCGCGAAGATTGTCGGCACGGCCAAGTCAGGGTTGGACAACGCCAAACTTGCACTCTTTGTTGGTGAAGTTCGAGGTCGTCCTCAGGCCAAGCCTTTGTTGGCTATCAACATGGGTGCCGCGGGACAACTTTCGAGAGTTTTGAACCCAATTCTTACTCCTGTCACTCATGAtgcccttccttctcgagcCGCTCCTGGTCAACTCACTGCCCGCGAAATTCTCCAAGCTCGTGCTCTTATCGGCTTCCTCCCGGCCAAGAAGTTTGTGCTTTTCGGCAGTCCCATTGCCCACTCCGTCTCGCCGTTATTGCACAACACTGGCTTCGCTACCCTGGGTTTGCCCCATAAGTATGGGTTGCATGAGTCTGAGAAAGTTGATCAGGACGTCTTGGAACTGATTCGATCCTCCGATTTTGGTGGCGCGAGCGTCACTATCCCTCTCAAGCTCGATATCATTCCTCATCTTGATTCTGTTTCCGAAGATGCCAAGATCATCGGAGCTGTCAACACTGTCATCCCCCGGGGTGGCAAGCTCCATGGCGAGAACACTGACTGGCAGGCTATTCGTCAGGCTGCTGCACAGAATCTCGATGCTGGTGCCCTCAGCGATGGATCTTCCACCGCCCTCGTGATCGGTGCTGGTGGTACTTGTCGTGCGGCCATTTACGCAATGCATAAGCTCCGATTCAAGACCATCTACTTGTTCAACCGGACACCTGAGAACGCTGCGAAGGTCAAGGCTTCTTTCCCCGAGTCTTACGGCATCATTGTTGTcacatctctccctttGCCTGAGGCTCCTGCCGTAGTTGTCTCTACTGTTCCTGGTAACTCTTTGACACTCGACACATCTTCTGAAGGGATCTATTTCCCATCTGAAGTGCTTTCTCGTCCCAGCGGTGTTGCCATTGACTTGGCCTACAAGCCTCATATGACTGCCTTGTTGCAGGCTgcggaaaagaaagaagggtggaaagTTGTACCTGGTGTAGAGATCTTGTGTTTGCAAGGATTCAGGCAGTTTGAAGAGTGGACTGGCAAGAGGGCGCcggcgaagaagatgaggaaggcaGTTTTGGACAAGTACTTTGCATAA